One region of Mucilaginibacter gotjawali genomic DNA includes:
- a CDS encoding DegT/DnrJ/EryC1/StrS family aminotransferase, with the protein MKPKIWLSSPHMGGEEFSFVKEAFDTNWIAPLGPHVNGFEHDLEAFTGSKYAAALSSGTAALHLGLILLGVGPGDEVICQSFTFSATANPIVYLGATPVFVDSESQTWNMCPELLELAIKDRIAKGKKPKAIMPVHLYGMPAKMEQIIKIAQRYNIPVLEDAAEALGSTINGKKAGTFGAMGVLSFNGNKIITTSGGGALISDQEKFILQARYLATQARDKAPHYQHSQIGYNYRLSNVSAGIGRGQMQVLTDRIKQRRSIFEFYLKNLAGLPGIDFLREPEGHFSNRWLTAITIDPDKADNITRETLRLLLEEENIESRPLWKPMHLQPVFKNHPSYINGISEKLFNNGLCLPSGSNLTQESLERVIRIITSAYKKKSAFA; encoded by the coding sequence ATGAAACCAAAAATATGGCTCTCAAGTCCGCACATGGGTGGTGAGGAATTTAGTTTTGTGAAAGAGGCTTTTGATACAAACTGGATAGCGCCATTGGGCCCTCACGTAAATGGATTTGAACACGACCTGGAAGCCTTTACAGGATCAAAATATGCAGCAGCATTAAGCTCAGGAACCGCTGCATTACACCTTGGTTTAATTTTGTTAGGTGTTGGCCCGGGCGACGAAGTTATTTGCCAAAGTTTTACTTTTTCAGCTACTGCCAATCCAATTGTTTATTTAGGGGCTACGCCCGTGTTTGTTGACAGCGAGTCTCAAACATGGAATATGTGCCCTGAATTGTTGGAATTGGCTATAAAAGACAGGATAGCCAAAGGCAAAAAGCCAAAAGCGATTATGCCGGTTCACCTTTATGGAATGCCTGCTAAAATGGAACAAATAATAAAAATAGCCCAAAGATATAACATACCCGTTTTGGAAGACGCCGCAGAGGCTTTAGGGTCGACCATTAATGGTAAAAAAGCGGGAACTTTTGGAGCTATGGGTGTTTTGTCGTTCAATGGGAACAAAATTATCACAACAAGCGGTGGTGGTGCATTAATATCAGATCAAGAAAAATTCATCTTACAGGCTCGGTATTTAGCAACACAGGCCCGTGATAAGGCCCCCCATTACCAGCATTCGCAAATAGGCTATAATTATCGTTTAAGCAACGTTTCAGCTGGTATCGGCAGGGGGCAAATGCAGGTTTTAACCGATCGGATAAAGCAGCGGAGAAGCATCTTCGAATTTTATCTGAAAAATCTTGCAGGCTTACCTGGTATTGATTTTCTGCGGGAGCCAGAGGGCCATTTTAGTAACCGTTGGTTAACGGCCATAACTATTGACCCAGACAAAGCAGATAATATTACAAGGGAAACCCTGCGCCTTTTATTAGAAGAAGAGAACATTGAATCAAGGCCCTTGTGGAAACCCATGCATTTGCAACCGGTTTTTAAAAATCACCCTTCGTATATAAATGGGATAAGCGAAAAACTCTTTAACAATGGATTATGCCTGCCATCAGGTTCAAACCTCACTCAGGAATCTCTTGAGAGGGTAATAAGAATCATAACATCCGCTTATAAAAAAAAGTCCGCCTTTGCTTAA
- a CDS encoding acetyltransferase: MIYLYGAGGHAKVVIEILERQKKEIAGLLDVNTEIKSLLGYPVSQFIPANESATDFKMIICIGKNEIRKKRAGEIKVNYGQAIHPSANLSPRASIGEGTVIMAAVTVNCNAVVGRHVILNTNCTIDHDCIIEDYAHISPNAALAGKTMVGEGAHVGIGACVIQDIKIGKWATIGAGAVIIDDVPDYAVVVGNPGKIIKYNY, from the coding sequence ATGATTTACCTATACGGCGCAGGCGGACATGCAAAAGTGGTTATTGAAATACTGGAACGACAGAAAAAAGAAATTGCCGGGCTGTTGGATGTAAACACCGAAATAAAAAGTTTGCTTGGCTATCCTGTTTCTCAGTTTATTCCCGCCAATGAATCAGCTACAGATTTTAAGATGATTATATGCATCGGCAAAAACGAAATCCGCAAAAAACGTGCTGGCGAAATCAAAGTAAATTACGGCCAGGCTATACATCCGTCAGCCAATTTATCACCACGGGCTTCAATTGGAGAAGGAACGGTAATAATGGCCGCTGTTACTGTTAATTGCAACGCAGTCGTTGGCAGGCATGTAATTTTAAACACCAACTGCACTATTGATCATGATTGTATTATTGAAGATTATGCACATATATCGCCAAATGCCGCTTTGGCTGGAAAAACGATGGTTGGCGAAGGTGCCCATGTTGGTATAGGAGCATGTGTAATACAAGATATCAAAATCGGTAAATGGGCAACTATAGGCGCCGGTGCTGTAATCATTGATGATGTACCCGATTACGCAGTTGTAGTCGGTAATCCGGGTAAAATCATTAAATACAATTATTAA
- a CDS encoding glycosyltransferase family 4 protein, producing the protein MRKKICFVVSSPLTIQAFLLNHFKVLKAEFDIYVVANFDHQHDTLILSQLADFTVCNIKILRAINPVSDLKALISLQKYFRANKFDAVHAVTPKAGLLAMTAAYMAGVKNRVHIFTGQVWYNKKGTMKKLLIYLDKLIVRWSTHILVDGEAQRSFLISKHIIMDSNSQVLGKGSISGVDTNRFNPRASTRKNIRNELSLKDTDIVFGFLGRLNKDKGILDLASAFKALKDDYPDPKLLLIGNDEENLIPQVQQIINDSNSVIFYGPTPKPEIILQAVDIFCMPSYREGFGTSVLEASLLGLPVICSDTYGLMDTIIENETGLRHEAGNIRSLSDQMRKLIQSPELRKYLGENGARFVTGNFSAANISGEWLEFYKGLFRN; encoded by the coding sequence GTGAGAAAGAAAATTTGTTTTGTGGTTTCTTCTCCCCTAACTATACAAGCTTTTTTATTAAACCATTTTAAAGTACTAAAAGCGGAATTTGATATATACGTTGTTGCCAATTTTGACCATCAACATGACACTTTAATTTTATCCCAATTAGCCGATTTTACTGTTTGCAATATAAAAATATTAAGAGCCATTAATCCTGTGAGCGATTTGAAAGCGCTGATCTCTTTACAAAAGTATTTTAGAGCGAACAAATTTGATGCCGTACACGCTGTAACCCCAAAAGCAGGGTTACTTGCCATGACAGCCGCGTATATGGCTGGAGTTAAAAACCGTGTGCATATTTTTACCGGGCAGGTTTGGTATAATAAAAAAGGCACCATGAAAAAGCTTTTAATTTATCTGGACAAGCTAATTGTCAGATGGTCAACCCATATTCTGGTAGACGGTGAGGCCCAGAGATCTTTTCTGATCAGTAAGCATATTATCATGGATTCAAACTCGCAAGTTTTGGGTAAAGGGTCAATTAGTGGCGTAGATACAAATCGATTTAACCCGAGAGCTTCAACCAGGAAAAACATAAGAAACGAGTTATCGTTAAAAGACACAGATATCGTATTTGGTTTTTTAGGAAGGCTAAACAAGGACAAAGGGATTTTGGATTTGGCGAGTGCCTTTAAGGCTTTAAAGGATGATTATCCCGATCCTAAACTTTTACTTATCGGGAACGATGAAGAAAATCTCATTCCACAGGTACAACAAATAATAAACGACAGCAATTCGGTAATTTTTTATGGCCCAACGCCCAAGCCCGAAATTATTTTGCAAGCGGTTGACATATTTTGCATGCCAAGTTACAGGGAAGGTTTTGGTACAAGTGTGCTAGAGGCGTCATTGCTGGGGCTTCCTGTTATTTGCAGTGACACTTATGGATTAATGGATACTATTATTGAAAATGAGACGGGGTTAAGGCACGAGGCGGGAAATATCCGCTCTTTATCCGATCAAATGAGAAAACTAATTCAATCACCCGAACTGCGGAAATATTTAGGCGAAAATGGGGCGAGATTCGTCACCGGTAATTTTTCGGCGGCTAATATTTCCGGGGAATGGTTAGAATTTTATAAAGGACTTTTTAGAAATTGA
- a CDS encoding glycosyltransferase family 2 protein: protein MIQISVIIPMYNVAQFLNKCIASVYQQNLEEDSFEVILVDDQSPDDSKTIAANLIQNHSNARIISHPVNKGLGGARNTGILNASGKYLVFWDADDWFLPGMLAQLFDVAEKYAVDVLEFGAQGIGEKNKIVYTESLSSDKIYNGIDYYKKYRYMDSACNKLYNRSFLLQNGLLFVERLYIEDYEFNTRVFYVAQKVFGIKLIAAQFYQSPDSITRNVDNRRSAKMRDDIAKVMKLVLDFFKKQPNKETKQVSEYFEQRLSYLTATLFFQLFKSRARYIAFENLKSELIKNDIFFINHRIYDLKKELFRNLFLKHFYLFRICRYI from the coding sequence ATGATTCAGATCAGCGTCATCATACCGATGTACAACGTAGCGCAATTTTTAAATAAGTGCATAGCATCTGTTTATCAGCAAAACCTGGAGGAAGATTCATTCGAAGTTATTTTGGTAGATGATCAATCGCCCGACGACAGCAAAACTATCGCCGCAAATCTTATTCAAAACCATTCGAATGCAAGAATTATAAGCCATCCGGTAAACAAAGGCTTAGGCGGCGCCAGGAATACTGGTATTTTGAACGCTTCAGGCAAGTACCTGGTTTTTTGGGATGCCGATGATTGGTTTTTACCCGGCATGCTGGCACAGTTATTTGATGTAGCAGAAAAATATGCGGTAGATGTTTTGGAATTTGGCGCCCAGGGCATTGGCGAAAAAAATAAAATTGTGTACACCGAATCTTTGTCGTCCGATAAAATTTATAATGGGATCGACTATTACAAAAAATATCGCTATATGGATTCAGCCTGCAACAAATTATATAACAGAAGTTTTTTATTGCAAAATGGACTTCTTTTTGTTGAACGATTGTATATAGAGGATTATGAATTTAATACCCGGGTATTTTATGTCGCTCAAAAGGTATTTGGTATTAAATTAATTGCAGCACAGTTTTACCAATCACCGGATTCCATTACCAGGAATGTTGATAATCGCAGAAGTGCAAAGATGAGGGACGACATTGCAAAGGTGATGAAGCTGGTGCTCGATTTTTTTAAAAAACAACCCAATAAAGAAACCAAACAGGTATCGGAATATTTCGAACAACGGTTAAGCTATTTGACTGCTACTTTGTTTTTTCAGTTATTTAAAAGTCGGGCACGCTATATTGCATTTGAAAATTTAAAAAGTGAATTGATAAAAAATGATATTTTTTTTATTAATCATCGGATATATGACTTAAAAAAAGAACTGTTCAGAAACCTTTTTTTAAAACACTTTTATTTATTTAGAATATGCCGGTATATATAA
- a CDS encoding polysaccharide biosynthesis protein — MIAFIVMFIMHIHTGFLRYSNMTDLVRVFGSVLLSSVIYLICVNLWLMPGNETTINFIVMVNVSISSMTLFIFRFAVKGLFVFIKNDSGAKKTRVLIYGSDAEALFIKHGLQRSVQAKFTIIGFIDDDYGKKNLELQGTKVYDLKSLEKLKRKYNVEKLIILNQDLDEKSKKIAIEKCLAFGIQVLTIPPTDQWLFGKLNFNQIKNLKIEDLLQRKPIQVELDHISRDLLGKRILITGAAGSIGSEIVNQVIRYKPSMVILCDQAETPLHYLSLQVAETFPNVVANIFIADVTNYDRMSKLFLDYRPEIIFHAAAYKHVPMMEENPTEAVHNNVLGTKNVADLAVSFDCEKFVMISTDKAVNPTNIMGASKRIAEIYIQSIKRIPGNNQVKTRFITTRFGNVLGSNGSVVPRFAEQIEKGGPLTVTHPEITRYFMTIPEAVQLVLEAATIGKGGEIFIFDMGEPVKIADLARNMIKLAGLQPDKDIKIVYTGLRPGEKLYEELLNDGESTLPTYHEKIRISKVITNNYNDVLIDIKELIALNNRNDILGVVKKMKSIVPEYISNNSTFGELDGAPCDNILSGLQASLDPPKRKTVRSA; from the coding sequence ATGATAGCTTTTATCGTGATGTTTATCATGCATATACATACCGGCTTTCTCCGTTATTCAAACATGACTGACCTGGTGCGTGTATTCGGATCGGTATTACTAAGTTCAGTGATTTATTTAATATGTGTAAACCTATGGTTAATGCCCGGTAATGAAACTACCATCAATTTTATTGTAATGGTAAATGTTTCCATATCAAGCATGACATTGTTCATTTTCAGGTTTGCTGTTAAAGGGTTATTTGTCTTTATCAAAAACGACTCTGGCGCTAAAAAAACCAGGGTTTTGATATACGGATCAGACGCAGAAGCGCTGTTTATAAAGCATGGACTTCAACGAAGTGTACAAGCTAAATTTACAATTATTGGTTTTATAGATGATGATTATGGCAAAAAAAACCTGGAACTGCAGGGAACAAAGGTTTACGACTTAAAATCGCTTGAAAAGCTTAAGCGAAAATATAACGTTGAAAAATTGATCATCCTGAATCAGGACCTGGACGAAAAAAGTAAAAAAATAGCTATAGAAAAATGTCTTGCGTTTGGCATTCAAGTCCTTACTATCCCCCCCACGGATCAATGGTTATTTGGAAAATTAAACTTTAACCAAATAAAAAATCTCAAAATTGAGGATCTGCTACAACGCAAGCCTATTCAAGTGGAATTGGACCATATTTCAAGGGATCTGCTTGGAAAACGCATATTGATCACCGGGGCAGCCGGCTCAATCGGTTCGGAAATTGTCAACCAGGTAATCAGGTACAAACCATCAATGGTCATCCTCTGCGATCAGGCGGAAACCCCTTTACATTATTTAAGCCTACAAGTGGCAGAAACCTTTCCAAATGTAGTGGCAAATATTTTTATAGCTGACGTTACCAACTACGACCGCATGAGTAAACTTTTTCTTGATTATCGTCCTGAAATAATCTTTCATGCAGCTGCATATAAACATGTCCCGATGATGGAGGAAAATCCCACTGAAGCCGTACATAACAATGTATTGGGAACAAAAAACGTCGCCGACCTCGCTGTTTCTTTTGATTGCGAAAAATTTGTCATGATCTCTACCGATAAGGCCGTTAACCCAACCAACATAATGGGCGCAAGCAAACGCATAGCTGAAATCTATATTCAGTCGATAAAAAGAATACCGGGGAACAACCAGGTGAAGACCAGGTTTATTACAACCCGGTTTGGTAATGTTTTGGGATCTAATGGGTCCGTTGTACCACGTTTTGCGGAACAAATTGAAAAAGGTGGCCCTTTAACCGTTACTCATCCTGAAATTACCCGGTATTTCATGACCATACCCGAGGCGGTTCAGCTGGTTTTGGAAGCTGCTACCATAGGAAAAGGCGGAGAGATATTCATTTTTGATATGGGCGAACCGGTTAAAATTGCAGACCTGGCGAGGAATATGATAAAACTTGCCGGCCTGCAACCTGACAAGGATATAAAAATTGTTTATACCGGCTTACGCCCCGGCGAAAAACTGTATGAAGAATTGCTAAACGATGGTGAAAGCACTTTACCAACTTATCATGAAAAGATCAGGATTTCAAAAGTGATTACAAATAATTATAATGATGTGCTCATTGATATAAAGGAACTAATTGCTTTAAATAACCGAAATGATATATTGGGCGTGGTAAAAAAAATGAAATCAATTGTGCCTGAATATATAAGTAACAATTCAACATTTGGTGAGTTGGATGGAGCGCCCTGTGATAATATCCTGAGCGGTTTACAGGCGTCTTTGGATCCACCCAAACGTAAAACAGTTCGCTCTGCTTAG
- a CDS encoding sugar transferase, with translation MYKNFFKRLIDVWLSIFAVLILFPFILILIVILFLTNAGTPFFFQLRPGKGGKPFKLIKFKTMNDTKDKEGNLLPDAGRITHLGRIIRNTSLDEIPQLLNVIKGDMSLVGPRPLLTEYMPLYNANQKKRHDVRPGITGWAQVNGRNLINWGQKFEYDVWYTSHLTFWLDVKIVWMTFAKVFKREGISHKGHVTMHKFKGDNI, from the coding sequence ATGTATAAGAATTTTTTTAAGCGATTAATTGACGTCTGGCTTTCAATATTTGCTGTATTGATCCTGTTTCCTTTTATACTTATATTAATTGTTATCTTATTCTTAACAAATGCCGGCACCCCGTTTTTTTTCCAGCTGCGCCCGGGAAAAGGTGGTAAACCCTTTAAATTGATAAAATTCAAAACCATGAATGATACAAAAGATAAGGAGGGGAATCTCTTACCAGATGCAGGCAGAATAACACATCTGGGCCGTATTATACGGAATACTTCCTTAGATGAAATACCGCAGTTACTGAATGTTATTAAAGGAGATATGAGCCTGGTTGGACCGCGCCCGCTTTTAACAGAGTACATGCCACTATACAATGCAAATCAAAAAAAGAGGCACGATGTGCGTCCCGGAATTACGGGTTGGGCCCAGGTAAACGGGCGCAATTTGATAAATTGGGGCCAGAAATTTGAATATGATGTTTGGTATACAAGCCATTTAACTTTTTGGCTTGACGTAAAAATCGTTTGGATGACCTTTGCGAAGGTATTTAAACGCGAAGGAATCAGCCATAAGGGCCACGTAACGATGCATAAATTTAAAGGAGATAATATATGA
- a CDS encoding right-handed parallel beta-helix repeat-containing protein: MQIEPLNFLTTWKKSKNLFPQKMSPMKNSYKLCISIMQILFSLLIVTSNCKGQEANWIYKNVPKDEIKESNALLPYRKKADFLSSRAYDLTSSLPPNYVKDGSVDYTEQLQKGINANSIVMFPNFPVLVNHLGLSLISNSTVIFRKYSKLVLQANGLPAYQILRIYNATNVNLYFPVVQGDRDLHSGNGQWGMGISISGSTKILVVNPKVSKCWGDGIYLGRQNNAVDRNITIFYAELDNNRRNGLSITCADGVHLIRPIISNTAGQMPMSGIDIEPNTNADVIKNIRIDNAFTFNSAMHGIVVSLHGLRGDAPQQVSISINNHLDEGSAIGFGLAINLADKNTGPPITGQINVLNPIWKNSKKKGFQVYKVPNNVSMIDVKFKNTSIFKNNNIDNDGISDMKTQLNYDRRIFVE; this comes from the coding sequence ATGCAAATCGAGCCGCTTAATTTTTTAACGACGTGGAAAAAAAGCAAAAATCTTTTTCCTCAAAAAATGAGTCCTATGAAAAATTCTTACAAACTGTGCATATCAATTATGCAAATTTTGTTCTCCCTGCTTATTGTCACATCCAATTGCAAAGGTCAGGAAGCAAATTGGATATATAAAAACGTCCCTAAAGATGAAATTAAAGAATCCAATGCCTTATTACCCTATCGCAAAAAAGCGGACTTTCTATCAAGTCGCGCTTACGATCTGACAAGTAGTTTACCTCCAAACTATGTAAAAGATGGATCAGTTGATTATACTGAACAATTACAAAAGGGTATCAATGCCAACAGTATTGTTATGTTTCCAAATTTTCCAGTTCTTGTAAATCATTTAGGATTATCACTAATAAGCAATAGCACAGTTATATTCAGAAAATACTCTAAACTGGTTTTACAGGCAAATGGCTTACCTGCATACCAGATACTACGTATTTATAATGCCACCAATGTTAACTTGTATTTTCCGGTAGTGCAGGGTGACAGGGATTTACATTCAGGCAACGGACAGTGGGGAATGGGGATTTCAATTTCCGGTTCAACAAAAATATTGGTAGTTAATCCTAAAGTATCAAAATGTTGGGGTGATGGCATCTATCTTGGAAGACAGAATAATGCAGTGGATAGAAATATAACCATATTTTACGCCGAGTTAGATAATAACAGGCGCAACGGCCTTTCAATAACATGCGCCGATGGAGTACACTTAATAAGACCAATTATATCTAATACCGCTGGTCAGATGCCAATGAGCGGTATTGACATTGAGCCGAATACGAATGCCGATGTGATAAAAAATATAAGAATTGATAACGCGTTTACTTTTAATAGTGCTATGCATGGTATCGTAGTCTCTTTACATGGACTTAGAGGTGATGCACCCCAACAGGTTAGCATCAGTATAAACAATCACCTTGATGAAGGCTCCGCTATTGGCTTTGGCTTGGCAATTAATTTGGCAGATAAGAATACCGGACCTCCTATAACCGGTCAAATCAACGTGTTAAACCCCATTTGGAAAAACAGTAAAAAGAAAGGATTTCAAGTTTACAAAGTGCCAAATAATGTGAGCATGATAGATGTTAAGTTTAAAAACACATCTATCTTTAAAAACAATAACATAGATAATGACGGGATATCTGATATGAAAACCCAACTAAATTACGATAGGAGGATCTTCGTGGAGTAA
- a CDS encoding gliding motility protein RemB — translation MMKKNYTLKKYSFCCTLIAFNTVFCTPIFAQSDYMPYSYQFYQKANVDLYSTGTREHTSMKPFFAGDSLLKIPLQSMIRYNTKGQKNDWGYKKLYTEHLVDIKSGKSSFYADLLPDFTVGRDFSGHKTISITSLGFQMGGSHGNKFYYNISGYAATAIQPEYMAIYTRQTGIVTGQAYDRTLPQNPAWYYFTAIASYTPSKFLNIAAGRDKTFIGDGYRSMLLSDFASPNPFFKLTGTLGSLRYMVMWAYMNDPATTSPYGINRKKFGVFHYLDWNISKRLSFGFFDNVIGFFTDDNGVKRPFDFNYINPIIFTKPVNNSSDDPDKSLLGFTGKYKVSNGLTVYGQFALNEFHSADFFSSNGSSVNKYGWQLGFRATNLFEVDHLNLLLETNNAKPYTYSARSAIENYSENGEPLAHPWGANFREILGLLNYSYKRFDFSGETDFGRYGFDLNTLDYGKNIFEIYTNAARQYGNYTVQGLTTNMIYVEGKVAYVLNPRYNLRFELGGTLRVEKNSQFNNKASMIIIGLRSSFRELYTDLASYKMH, via the coding sequence ATGATGAAAAAAAACTACACTTTAAAAAAATATAGCTTTTGCTGTACGCTGATAGCGTTTAATACGGTTTTTTGTACGCCGATTTTTGCGCAAAGCGATTATATGCCTTACTCCTACCAATTTTACCAGAAAGCCAATGTTGACTTATATTCAACAGGCACACGCGAACATACTTCGATGAAACCATTCTTTGCCGGTGATTCACTGCTAAAAATTCCGCTGCAATCAATGATTCGTTATAACACTAAGGGACAAAAAAATGATTGGGGATACAAAAAGCTCTATACTGAACACCTGGTTGACATAAAATCCGGCAAATCATCTTTTTATGCCGACCTGTTACCGGACTTTACTGTTGGCAGGGATTTCTCAGGGCATAAAACAATCAGCATTACCTCGTTAGGCTTTCAGATGGGCGGTTCACATGGCAATAAATTTTATTACAACATTAGCGGCTATGCAGCAACAGCCATCCAACCCGAATATATGGCCATTTACACCAGGCAAACCGGCATTGTTACAGGGCAAGCTTATGACCGTACTTTACCACAAAACCCTGCGTGGTATTATTTTACGGCCATCGCTTCGTATACGCCTAGTAAATTTTTGAATATCGCCGCCGGACGGGATAAAACATTTATTGGGGATGGGTACCGGTCCATGCTATTATCAGACTTTGCTTCGCCGAATCCATTTTTTAAACTTACCGGAACACTAGGCAGTTTGAGATACATGGTGATGTGGGCATATATGAACGATCCGGCTACAACCTCACCATATGGTATCAACCGGAAAAAATTTGGTGTCTTTCATTATCTAGACTGGAACATCAGTAAACGGCTATCCTTCGGTTTTTTTGATAATGTTATAGGGTTCTTCACAGATGACAACGGCGTAAAGCGTCCTTTTGATTTCAATTATATAAACCCAATTATATTTACAAAACCCGTTAACAATTCAAGTGATGATCCGGATAAATCATTACTGGGTTTTACAGGAAAATATAAGGTTAGCAATGGTTTAACTGTTTACGGTCAATTCGCCCTTAATGAATTTCATTCCGCCGATTTCTTTTCCAGCAACGGTTCATCAGTTAATAAATACGGCTGGCAATTAGGGTTCAGGGCAACCAATCTGTTTGAGGTTGATCATCTTAACCTATTGCTCGAAACCAATAATGCGAAGCCATATACCTATTCGGCGAGGTCGGCTATTGAGAATTATTCGGAAAACGGCGAACCTCTCGCGCATCCATGGGGAGCTAATTTCAGGGAAATCCTGGGGCTATTAAATTATAGTTATAAAAGGTTTGATTTTAGCGGGGAAACCGACTTTGGCAGGTATGGCTTTGATTTGAACACGCTGGATTATGGAAAAAATATTTTTGAGATATATACCAATGCAGCCCGTCAATACGGAAATTATACCGTGCAGGGACTCACAACCAACATGATTTACGTAGAAGGAAAGGTTGCCTATGTACTCAATCCGCGGTATAATTTAAGATTTGAACTTGGGGGGACATTGAGGGTTGAAA
- a CDS encoding gliding motility protein RemB: MTTKETNAQLIYQPYSYQFYQKLNKAEYTINTNAHTAVKPYFISDSSAVRRLYDSIVMAGADNSHKSWLHRIVFSGHAVDVKNGGYTLNADYLPDLVLGKQLEGGRTIWLNTRGYQVSGTVGSNFFFYTSGYENQGKFANYETDYINKTHMVPGQGYNRSLPAGSKDWAYVTALIGYQAGKNISIALGEDKTFIGEGYRSMLLSDYASACPLLRLTVNLGKKFRYMAMWTYMEDQNAVQFNSFSNNRRKWGVFHYIDWSITNRASLGFFNAVISEEANDEGKLRGFDMNYINPVYFSPALGPASQAADHTLIGFNGKYKILTKTIIYGQLLFDQSLSSAVKGNNNAWQAGLKGWDLFKVSNLNYLFEYNTASPFTYSNKYPIVNYAELNEPLADPLGANFKECIGILNYSLGKFDFQGELLWAKYGLNMGDINYGKDITLANDVNIAPGYSVTGQGLATTLKYAEGTVAYILNPKYNLRMEIGVLVRQESNALSNTKTILFTVGLRSSFRDLYHDF, encoded by the coding sequence TTGACAACCAAGGAAACCAATGCCCAATTGATCTATCAGCCTTACTCATATCAATTTTATCAAAAATTGAATAAGGCGGAGTACACTATAAATACGAACGCACATACCGCTGTAAAGCCATACTTCATTTCTGATTCCAGCGCTGTAAGGAGACTTTATGACTCGATAGTAATGGCAGGCGCAGATAACTCCCACAAAAGCTGGCTGCACCGGATTGTTTTCAGCGGGCACGCTGTGGATGTTAAAAACGGTGGATATACTTTAAATGCCGACTATTTACCAGACCTGGTATTAGGGAAACAGCTTGAAGGCGGACGGACCATATGGCTAAACACACGCGGGTACCAGGTGTCAGGCACGGTTGGATCAAATTTCTTTTTTTATACCAGTGGTTACGAAAACCAGGGGAAGTTTGCTAATTACGAAACAGATTACATCAACAAAACGCATATGGTGCCGGGCCAAGGCTACAACAGAAGTTTACCGGCAGGATCTAAAGATTGGGCTTATGTGACTGCATTGATTGGCTACCAGGCCGGTAAAAATATATCCATCGCTTTAGGTGAAGACAAAACGTTCATCGGCGAAGGCTACCGTTCAATGTTGTTATCGGATTACGCATCGGCCTGCCCCTTATTACGGCTGACTGTTAACCTCGGTAAAAAGTTTCGATATATGGCCATGTGGACGTATATGGAAGATCAGAATGCGGTTCAGTTTAACTCATTTTCAAACAACAGGAGAAAATGGGGGGTATTTCACTACATTGACTGGAGCATTACAAACCGGGCTTCCCTTGGCTTTTTTAATGCGGTTATCAGTGAAGAGGCCAACGACGAGGGGAAATTACGTGGCTTTGACATGAATTACATTAACCCGGTATATTTTTCGCCGGCTTTGGGGCCCGCAAGCCAGGCAGCCGATCATACACTGATCGGGTTTAACGGCAAATATAAAATATTGACTAAAACCATAATTTATGGTCAACTGCTTTTTGACCAGTCCCTGTCATCTGCGGTAAAAGGGAACAATAACGCCTGGCAAGCCGGATTAAAAGGCTGGGATTTGTTTAAGGTTAGCAATTTAAACTATTTGTTTGAGTACAACACGGCCTCTCCATTTACCTATTCGAATAAATACCCTATTGTAAATTATGCTGAGTTGAATGAGCCACTGGCCGATCCACTTGGTGCAAACTTTAAAGAGTGTATTGGTATCTTGAATTACAGCCTCGGAAAATTTGACTTCCAGGGAGAATTGTTATGGGCAAAATACGGTTTAAATATGGGCGACATCAATTATGGGAAAGATATTACCCTTGCAAACGATGTAAATATTGCGCCAGGGTACAGTGTTACAGGGCAGGGCCTGGCAACCACCTTGAAATATGCTGAGGGTACTGTAGCTTATATTCTAAACCCCAAATACAACTTACGAATGGAAATTGGGGTACTCGTCCGCCAGGAAAGCAATGCGCTAAGCAACACAAAAACAATATTATTTACAGTCGGGTTAAGAAGTTCATTCCGGGATCTCTATCATGATTTTTAA